In Synechocystis sp. PCC 6714, the following are encoded in one genomic region:
- a CDS encoding glycosyltransferase family 4 protein has product MNFLFLHQNFPGQFKHLAPALVAQGHQVVAMVMQKNVPQQWQGVKLINYFPGRGSTPNIHPWLVDFETKTIRAESVFHQARQLKQEGFNPDVIISNPGWGESLFVKDVWPETKLGIYCEFFYHASGYDTSFDPEFASVDETEVCRIRWKNLNHYLHFDIADGGLAPTQWQADSFPEPFRSKLTVIHDGIDTNVLRPNADASLTFNNQITLNRSDEIITFVNRNLEPYRGYHSFMRSLPEILANRPQAKVLIVGGNGVSYGAKPPGDRSWRDIFLDEVKPKLTPEQLNRLYFLGTIPYSYFINLLQISTVHVYLSYPFVLSWSLLESMACGCAIAASNTAPVREVIADGETGRLVDFFDYSAIAKTVCELLANAEERQRLGRNARNLIEAKYDLKTICLPQQLQWLADL; this is encoded by the coding sequence ATGAACTTTCTTTTTCTGCACCAAAATTTTCCTGGGCAATTTAAACATCTAGCCCCCGCTTTAGTAGCCCAAGGGCATCAGGTGGTGGCCATGGTCATGCAAAAAAACGTCCCCCAACAGTGGCAAGGGGTGAAGTTGATCAACTACTTTCCGGGCCGGGGCAGTACCCCCAACATTCATCCTTGGCTGGTGGATTTTGAAACGAAAACTATCCGGGCAGAATCGGTTTTCCATCAAGCCCGACAATTAAAACAAGAGGGTTTCAACCCCGACGTTATCATTTCTAACCCCGGTTGGGGGGAAAGTTTATTCGTCAAAGATGTGTGGCCCGAAACAAAATTGGGCATTTACTGCGAATTTTTCTACCATGCATCCGGCTACGACACCAGCTTTGACCCGGAATTTGCCAGCGTTGACGAAACAGAAGTTTGTCGCATTCGTTGGAAAAATCTTAACCATTATCTCCATTTTGACATTGCCGATGGCGGCTTGGCCCCCACCCAATGGCAAGCGGATTCCTTTCCCGAACCTTTTCGCTCCAAATTAACGGTTATCCACGATGGCATTGACACCAATGTTTTGCGCCCTAACGCCGATGCCAGCCTTACTTTTAACAATCAAATCACCCTCAACCGCAGTGACGAGATCATTACCTTCGTCAATCGCAACCTGGAGCCTTACCGGGGCTACCACAGTTTTATGCGCTCCCTGCCGGAAATTTTGGCTAACCGACCCCAGGCTAAGGTGCTAATTGTTGGGGGTAATGGGGTGAGTTATGGAGCCAAGCCCCCAGGCGATCGTTCCTGGCGGGATATTTTCCTCGACGAGGTTAAACCAAAACTAACGCCGGAGCAGTTAAATCGTCTCTATTTTCTCGGCACCATCCCCTATAGCTATTTCATCAATCTTCTGCAAATTTCCACTGTCCACGTTTATCTCAGCTATCCCTTTGTGTTGTCCTGGAGTTTACTAGAATCCATGGCCTGTGGCTGTGCGATCGCCGCCAGTAACACAGCTCCGGTGCGGGAAGTAATCGCCGATGGAGAAACGGGCCGGCTGGTGGACTTCTTTGACTATTCAGCCATTGCTAAAACCGTTTGTGAACTATTGGCCAATGCAGAGGAAAGGCAACGGTTGGGAAGGAATGCCCGCAATTTAATTGAGGCGAAGTACGACCTGAAAACGATCTGCTTACCCCAACAATTACAGTGGCTAGCAGACCTATAG
- a CDS encoding permease, whose product MTNLASFNLFFNLLGSALLLSLPWLLLGIIISSTFLIWTDEQKWVANFPRNRLLSSLVGSALGVLLPLGAVGSVPLVRRLLLQGAPIPLVISFLVAAPTLNFFAIVRILSSPQSQYGLIFLCISFTWLMAIVMGLVFSPYRLARQQTEEEETALVNIPLLRSGALIVLESSMDTSPRQGGLVFASGVNPVADFSWPQKLYLFGRNIIEEFQEFGGVLVIGTAIACGITLFLPQEWLLQWAGLGPVRQTILMMGWSLILPLGNFSDPDLLTPLADQLWRGSMVGFLLLGSIFNLQTIGLWLVTLRLRPLSYLLILVGLSVFLFAMVTNYYLT is encoded by the coding sequence ATGACTAATTTGGCTTCATTTAATCTTTTTTTTAATTTGCTGGGCAGTGCCCTCCTGCTGTCTCTGCCCTGGCTTTTGCTGGGGATTATTATTTCCAGTACCTTTTTGATCTGGACGGATGAGCAGAAATGGGTGGCTAATTTTCCCCGTAATCGTCTGCTTAGTAGTTTGGTGGGAAGTGCCTTGGGCGTGTTGCTTCCCCTCGGGGCTGTGGGCAGTGTGCCTTTGGTGAGGAGGTTATTGTTGCAGGGAGCTCCCATTCCTCTGGTCATCAGTTTTTTGGTGGCAGCGCCGACTTTAAATTTTTTTGCCATTGTCAGGATTTTGTCTTCTCCCCAATCCCAGTATGGTTTGATTTTCCTCTGTATTTCCTTTACTTGGTTAATGGCCATTGTGATGGGTTTGGTGTTTAGTCCTTACCGTTTGGCCCGTCAACAGACAGAGGAGGAGGAAACGGCACTGGTGAATATCCCTCTATTGCGATCGGGAGCTTTAATTGTGCTCGAGTCTTCGATGGATACTTCTCCAAGGCAGGGGGGATTGGTTTTTGCCAGTGGGGTTAACCCGGTGGCGGATTTTTCTTGGCCTCAGAAGTTATATCTTTTTGGCCGTAACATCATTGAGGAATTTCAGGAATTTGGCGGCGTTTTAGTTATCGGTACGGCGATCGCCTGTGGCATTACCCTTTTCTTACCCCAGGAGTGGTTACTGCAATGGGCTGGGCTGGGGCCGGTGCGGCAAACAATACTGATGATGGGTTGGTCATTGATTTTGCCCCTGGGAAATTTTAGTGATCCTGACTTGTTAACACCTTTGGCGGACCAACTGTGGCGGGGATCTATGGTTGGTTTCCTATTACTGGGGAGCATTTTCAACTTACAGACCATCGGCCTTTGGTTAGTGACCCTGAGATTGCGCCCCCTGAGCTATTTACTAATCTTGGTGGGGCTATCGGTTTTTCTTTTCGCTATGGTGACCAATTATTACCTGACTTAA
- a CDS encoding anti-sigma factor, giving the protein MNSKFDFDYPRQFWDKAEDGQEDFGFDERFELLSAYIDGEVTPQERKLVQSWIDNDPEFKQTYLGLIRLQKALPLVPVPPTIDADLLAQKVFAKLEQENRWRGIWFWGSLTAAAVVVAAYSSIVGKPLDPSLNQANLDPAIVAMDDDPLMIAIHEPMFEVLTKVDSGDGTHDGGVEQGER; this is encoded by the coding sequence ATGAATTCAAAATTTGACTTTGATTACCCACGGCAGTTTTGGGATAAAGCTGAAGATGGGCAAGAGGACTTTGGGTTCGATGAGAGATTTGAGCTTTTGAGTGCCTATATTGATGGGGAAGTGACTCCCCAGGAGAGAAAATTGGTGCAAAGCTGGATCGATAATGATCCGGAGTTTAAGCAGACCTATCTAGGCTTGATTCGTTTGCAAAAGGCCTTACCCCTGGTGCCGGTGCCGCCGACCATTGATGCTGACCTATTAGCTCAAAAGGTATTTGCCAAGCTAGAACAGGAAAATCGTTGGCGGGGAATTTGGTTTTGGGGCAGTCTGACCGCCGCCGCTGTGGTGGTGGCCGCCTACTCTAGTATTGTGGGGAAACCCTTGGACCCTTCTCTGAATCAGGCCAATTTGGATCCGGCGATCGTAGCAATGGACGATGACCCTTTAATGATTGCCATCCATGAGCCAATGTTCGAGGTGCTGACGAAAGTTGACTCTGGCGACGGGACCCACGATGGGGGAGTGGAACAAGGGGAGCGTTAA
- a CDS encoding sigma-70 family RNA polymerase sigma factor, with product MLGKSMNQAINANWAIEGDGGKLSALSPESLTNVDLILLCQQKTRPDSTAFNELLRRYQSHVDKILYHLAPDWQDRADLAQEVWIRVYRNIHRLNEPVKFKGWLSRIATNLFYDELRKRKRVSHPISLDAPRRMDDGEIDWDIESDYPSPDETLSTAEFYERLRSAIKDLPEAFRTTIILREIDGLAYEEIAEITGVSLGTVKSRIARARAKLQTFLQPYLVS from the coding sequence GTGTTGGGTAAATCCATGAATCAAGCCATCAATGCCAACTGGGCGATCGAAGGAGATGGAGGCAAATTAAGCGCCCTTTCCCCGGAATCGTTGACTAATGTTGACTTAATTCTACTTTGTCAGCAAAAGACCCGCCCCGATAGCACTGCGTTTAATGAGTTGCTCCGGCGCTACCAGTCCCATGTGGATAAGATCCTCTATCACCTAGCCCCCGACTGGCAAGACCGGGCCGACCTAGCCCAGGAAGTTTGGATTCGGGTTTATCGTAATATCCACCGCCTAAACGAGCCGGTCAAATTCAAAGGTTGGCTCAGTCGCATTGCCACTAACCTTTTTTATGATGAGTTACGCAAGCGCAAACGGGTTAGCCATCCCATCTCCCTCGATGCTCCCCGGCGCATGGATGACGGCGAAATTGATTGGGACATTGAGTCGGACTATCCCAGCCCCGATGAAACTTTATCCACTGCTGAATTTTATGAGCGTTTGCGTTCGGCTATTAAGGACTTACCTGAAGCTTTCCGCACCACCATTATCCTGCGGGAGATTGACGGTTTGGCCTATGAAGAAATTGCTGAAATTACCGGGGTTTCCTTGGGAACGGTTAAATCCCGCATTGCTCGGGCCCGGGCAAAACTACAGACTTTTCTACAGCCCTATTTAGTTTCCTGA
- a CDS encoding chlorophyll a/b-binding protein, with the protein MTSRGFRLDQDNRLNNFAIEPPVYVDSSVQAGWTEYAEKMNGRFAMIGFISLLAMEVVTGHGIVGWLLSL; encoded by the coding sequence ATGACTAGCCGCGGATTTCGCCTGGATCAAGACAACCGTCTCAACAACTTCGCCATTGAACCCCCTGTGTACGTTGACAGCAGTGTTCAGGCTGGCTGGACTGAGTATGCAGAGAAAATGAATGGTCGTTTTGCCATGATCGGCTTTATTTCCCTCCTGGCAATGGAAGTGGTTACTGGCCACGGCATTGTGGGTTGGTTACTGTCCCTGTAA
- the crtR gene encoding beta-carotene hydroxylase, with amino-acid sequence MCQESVIVMQATQPLQTVSQAVPKQFLQADGGFNPNVAMFGIAILLMLVNIFGYWQWGLPHWLCFSCSVLALHLSGTVIHDASHNAAHRNTVVNSVLGHGSALMLGFAFPVFTRVHLQHHANVNDPENDPDHFVSTGGPLFLIAARFFYHEIFFFKRQLWRKYELLEWFLSRLVLFTIVFLGIHYGFIGFVMNYWFVPALIVGIALGLFFDYLPHRPFQERNRWKNARVYPSPILNWLIFGQNYHLIHHLWPSIPWYHYQNTYRITKPILDEKGCEQSLGLLEGKNFWSFLYDVFLGIRFHGHQKSPSSDKFS; translated from the coding sequence GTGTGCCAGGAGTCCGTCATAGTAATGCAGGCGACCCAACCGCTGCAAACCGTTTCCCAAGCTGTCCCAAAGCAATTTTTACAGGCGGACGGCGGCTTTAATCCCAACGTGGCCATGTTCGGGATAGCCATTCTCTTAATGCTCGTTAACATTTTTGGTTACTGGCAATGGGGACTCCCCCACTGGCTCTGTTTTAGTTGTTCGGTCTTGGCATTGCACCTTTCGGGCACAGTAATCCACGACGCTTCTCACAATGCTGCCCACCGTAACACTGTCGTTAATTCAGTACTGGGCCACGGTAGTGCCTTAATGTTAGGCTTTGCCTTCCCAGTGTTTACCCGGGTACATCTGCAACACCATGCCAACGTCAATGACCCGGAGAATGACCCAGACCATTTTGTTTCTACCGGTGGTCCCCTGTTTCTGATTGCGGCCCGGTTTTTCTACCACGAGATCTTTTTCTTTAAACGGCAACTATGGCGCAAATACGAGTTGCTGGAGTGGTTTCTAAGTCGTCTGGTGCTATTTACCATTGTTTTTCTCGGTATTCATTACGGCTTCATTGGCTTTGTCATGAACTACTGGTTCGTGCCAGCCTTGATTGTTGGTATTGCCCTGGGGCTGTTTTTTGATTACCTGCCCCATCGACCTTTCCAAGAGCGCAACCGCTGGAAAAATGCCAGAGTTTATCCCAGCCCCATTTTAAACTGGCTCATTTTCGGGCAAAACTATCACCTCATCCACCACCTTTGGCCTTCTATCCCCTGGTACCATTATCAGAACACCTACCGCATCACCAAGCCCATTTTGGATGAGAAGGGTTGTGAGCAGTCCCTAGGATTGCTGGAAGGGAAAAATTTCTGGAGTTTCCTATACGACGTTTTCCTTGGCATTCGTTTTCATGGCCATCAAAAGTCCCCATCCTCCGATAAATTCAGCTAG
- the gntT gene encoding guanitoxin biosynthesis MATE family efflux transporter GntT, translating to MNLALPSQYQFLPRFFRLATIAVLSNMMVPLAGLVDTAFLGHLEDIDYLAGVILGSILFDYLYRVLKFLRTSTTALTAQAVGEEDQAEIWVAGLRSALVALLLGLGILALQYPLQKFGFALLTGAPGVEQSGMDYFYGRIWGAPAVLLNFVILGWLLGQERNGLVLLISLVANFSNVGLDYLMINRWGWASAGAGWATASSQYLALAIGLISIVVLAQGEKEKGEFKAAIAKLSDWGALRATIALKGNILIRFVVLITTYSLFTNISSSFGTEVLAQNGLLLQIALLSQFTIQGVGMTNQTLTGNFKSKGEYQLLLPVLLTAIGTTLVMALGFAAVAIIFPETLFGILTNHAEINDSVRQYTIWLLPLLETTALAFMLEGYFIGLKASQPLRNAVLFSFLLIYLPCLGLAIWQQSNNLLWFSLVSYMLGLVAYLGWQLITRFSPEILALEAKQPS from the coding sequence ATGAATCTTGCCCTGCCTAGCCAGTATCAATTCTTACCCCGCTTTTTTCGCCTAGCCACTATTGCTGTTCTTTCCAATATGATGGTGCCCTTAGCTGGGTTAGTGGACACAGCTTTTTTGGGCCATCTAGAAGACATTGATTATTTAGCAGGGGTGATCCTCGGCTCGATTTTGTTTGATTACCTCTACCGGGTCCTAAAATTCTTGCGCACCAGCACCACAGCCCTCACAGCCCAGGCAGTGGGGGAAGAAGACCAGGCGGAGATATGGGTGGCGGGATTAAGGAGTGCTTTGGTAGCCCTATTGTTGGGTTTGGGCATTTTAGCCCTGCAATATCCCTTGCAGAAATTCGGTTTTGCCCTGTTAACCGGCGCTCCAGGGGTAGAACAATCGGGAATGGATTATTTTTACGGCCGGATTTGGGGGGCTCCGGCGGTGCTGCTCAATTTTGTCATCTTGGGCTGGCTATTGGGACAAGAACGCAATGGTTTAGTTTTGCTCATTTCCCTGGTGGCTAATTTTTCCAACGTTGGTCTGGACTATTTGATGATTAACCGTTGGGGGTGGGCTAGTGCGGGGGCCGGTTGGGCCACTGCCAGTAGTCAGTATTTAGCTCTGGCCATAGGTTTGATCTCCATTGTGGTCCTAGCCCAAGGGGAAAAAGAGAAGGGAGAGTTTAAAGCGGCGATCGCCAAATTGTCGGATTGGGGAGCGTTGCGGGCCACCATTGCCCTGAAAGGAAATATTTTGATCCGCTTTGTGGTGTTGATCACCACCTATTCTTTATTCACCAATATCAGCTCAAGTTTTGGCACGGAAGTCTTGGCCCAAAACGGTTTACTCCTGCAAATTGCCCTACTCAGTCAATTCACCATCCAGGGGGTAGGCATGACCAACCAAACCCTGACTGGTAATTTCAAAAGTAAAGGGGAATATCAACTACTATTGCCGGTTTTACTCACCGCCATTGGTACCACCTTAGTAATGGCCCTAGGATTTGCCGCCGTGGCGATCATTTTTCCGGAAACCCTATTCGGAATTTTAACCAACCACGCAGAAATTAACGACAGTGTTCGTCAATACACCATCTGGCTATTGCCCCTGTTGGAAACCACCGCCCTAGCTTTTATGCTGGAAGGCTATTTTATTGGGCTCAAAGCTTCCCAACCCCTGCGGAACGCAGTGTTATTTTCTTTCCTACTCATTTATCTACCCTGTCTGGGCCTAGCCATTTGGCAACAGAGCAACAATTTGCTTTGGTTTTCCCTCGTCTCCTACATGCTGGGGCTAGTGGCCTATCTTGGCTGGCAGTTAATAACCCGGTTTTCTCCCGAAATATTGGCCTTAGAAGCCAAACAGCCTAGCTGA
- the ispF gene encoding 2-C-methyl-D-erythritol 2,4-cyclodiphosphate synthase: MTALRIGNGYDIHRLVGDRPLILGGVTIAHHLGLDGHSDADVLTHALMDALLGALSLGDIGHYFPPSDAQWQGADSLKLLAQVNQLIVERGWRINNLDNVIVAEQPKLKPHIQAMKENLAKVLTIDPDLIGIKATTNERLGPTGREEGIAAYSVALLIKEG, encoded by the coding sequence ATGACTGCTCTACGCATCGGCAACGGCTACGATATCCACCGCCTCGTAGGCGATCGCCCCTTGATTTTGGGGGGAGTGACCATTGCTCACCATTTAGGACTGGATGGCCACAGCGATGCCGACGTGCTGACCCACGCTTTAATGGATGCTCTCCTAGGGGCATTGAGTTTGGGGGACATTGGCCACTACTTCCCTCCCAGCGACGCCCAGTGGCAGGGGGCCGATAGCCTCAAACTTTTGGCCCAGGTCAATCAACTTATTGTTGAACGGGGTTGGCGAATCAATAATCTGGATAATGTGATTGTGGCAGAACAACCCAAACTTAAACCCCACATCCAGGCCATGAAGGAAAATTTAGCTAAAGTTTTGACCATTGATCCGGATTTAATTGGCATTAAAGCTACTACCAACGAGCGTTTGGGCCCCACGGGAAGGGAGGAAGGTATTGCCGCCTACAGCGTGGCTTTGTTGATCAAAGAAGGGTAA
- a CDS encoding DUF3782 domain-containing protein codes for MATTADEVWALLGELIKSQKETDRRMQQTDRQIKELGKQIGGLGKKFGSFTEGLALPSMERILQDRFGMEIISPSVRASKGGQHLEIDVLAYANSDINTAYVVEVKSHPREESITQLKNLLQKFRTFFPEHKDKKLYGILAAVDWSDDLKQQALREGLYVASIHDEVFELAETPPDFEPKLW; via the coding sequence ATGGCCACCACTGCCGACGAAGTTTGGGCCCTACTGGGGGAGTTAATTAAGTCCCAAAAAGAAACTGATCGCCGTATGCAACAAACTGATCGTCAAATCAAAGAACTGGGGAAACAAATTGGTGGGTTAGGGAAAAAATTTGGTAGTTTTACCGAAGGCTTAGCCCTGCCTTCCATGGAGCGGATTCTGCAGGACCGTTTTGGCATGGAAATTATTAGTCCTAGTGTCAGAGCCAGCAAAGGAGGGCAACACCTAGAAATTGACGTTCTAGCCTATGCCAACAGTGACATTAATACTGCTTACGTGGTGGAAGTAAAAAGCCATCCCAGGGAAGAGTCCATTACCCAACTAAAAAATTTGCTCCAGAAATTTCGTACTTTCTTTCCTGAACACAAAGATAAAAAGTTGTATGGCATTCTGGCGGCGGTGGATTGGTCAGATGACTTAAAGCAACAGGCGTTACGGGAGGGTTTATATGTGGCCAGCATCCACGATGAAGTTTTTGAGTTGGCAGAGACTCCACCTGATTTTGAGCCTAAACTCTGGTAA
- a CDS encoding NAD-dependent epimerase/dehydratase family protein, whose protein sequence is MRILIMGGTRFIGIHLCRVLVAQGHEVVLFNRGNRPDPVNGVAQIHGDRRVSEQLRSKLETEEFDVIFDNNGRELSDTQPLVDLYNGRVQQFVYMSSAGIYQASPQMPHRETDAVDPQSRHKGKFETERYLAQSGIPWTAIRPTYIYGPHNYNALESWFFDRLVRGRAIPIPGNGQYITQLGHVEDLAIAMAKTIVTPAAIGQIYNISGDRYVTMDGLAQACASAASLDPQDVKLVHYDPKDFDFGKRKAFPLRQQHFFADIQKAQDHLDWHPNYDLVEGLKNSFQLDYLPSGKGEEKGDFDLDEQILAFS, encoded by the coding sequence ATGCGGATTTTAATTATGGGGGGAACCCGTTTTATCGGTATCCATCTCTGCCGGGTGCTGGTGGCCCAAGGTCATGAAGTGGTCCTATTCAATCGGGGAAATCGCCCTGACCCGGTCAATGGCGTGGCCCAAATCCATGGCGATCGCCGGGTCTCTGAACAGTTGCGTTCCAAGCTAGAAACAGAAGAATTTGATGTAATTTTTGACAACAATGGCCGGGAGTTGAGCGACACCCAGCCCCTGGTGGATTTGTACAATGGTCGGGTGCAACAATTCGTCTATATGAGCTCCGCTGGAATTTACCAAGCATCGCCCCAAATGCCCCACCGGGAGACCGATGCGGTGGATCCCCAGAGCCGCCATAAAGGAAAATTTGAAACAGAACGCTATTTAGCCCAGAGTGGTATTCCTTGGACTGCTATCCGCCCCACCTATATTTACGGTCCCCACAATTACAACGCCCTCGAATCCTGGTTTTTTGACCGTTTAGTGCGGGGTCGGGCCATTCCCATCCCTGGCAATGGCCAATATATTACCCAACTAGGCCATGTGGAAGATTTGGCGATCGCCATGGCCAAAACCATCGTTACTCCGGCGGCGATCGGGCAGATTTATAACATCTCCGGCGATCGATACGTCACCATGGATGGTCTAGCTCAAGCCTGTGCCAGTGCGGCGAGCCTTGATCCCCAGGACGTTAAATTAGTCCACTATGACCCCAAGGATTTTGACTTTGGTAAACGCAAGGCTTTTCCCCTGCGTCAACAACACTTTTTTGCCGATATTCAAAAAGCCCAAGACCATTTAGATTGGCATCCCAATTATGATTTAGTAGAAGGCTTAAAAAATAGCTTTCAACTGGATTATCTGCCGTCCGGTAAGGGGGAAGAAAAAGGAGATTTTGACCTGGACGAGCAAATCCTGGCATTCAGTTAA
- a CDS encoding glycosyltransferase: MRVALFTETFLPKIDGIVTRLKHTVENLQRQGHQVLIFCPEGGLKEYKGAKIHGVKGIPLPLYPELKLAFPSPQIKQALLKFQPDLIHVINPAVLGLGGIYYAKNLHIPLVASYHTHLPQYLQHYGLGALEGVLWELLKLAHNQAELNLCTSSAMVEELVSHGIERVDLWQRGVDTELFQPHLKSTQMRQKLSQGHPDDPLFLYVGRVSAEKQIDEIKPVLEAIPQARLAIVGDGPNRKNLEAHFAGTNTYFAGYMQGLELAAAFASADAFIFPSRTETLGLVLLEAMAGGCPVVAAASGGILDIVTDGENGYLFDPSVEGGVVQATQRLMSTHGDREILRQNARQEAERWGWPAATKQLVDYYQQVIYGAKDAQLAA; this comes from the coding sequence ATGCGTGTTGCCCTGTTTACGGAAACCTTTTTGCCCAAAATTGATGGAATTGTTACCCGTCTCAAGCACACAGTGGAAAATCTGCAACGGCAAGGGCATCAGGTGTTGATCTTTTGTCCGGAGGGAGGGCTGAAGGAATATAAAGGGGCGAAAATCCATGGGGTGAAAGGGATCCCTCTACCCCTATATCCAGAACTGAAGTTAGCCTTTCCTTCGCCCCAAATTAAACAGGCTTTGCTGAAATTTCAACCGGATTTAATCCATGTAATCAATCCGGCCGTATTAGGGTTAGGGGGCATTTATTATGCCAAAAATCTCCATATTCCCCTGGTGGCTTCCTACCACACCCATTTACCCCAATATCTGCAACATTACGGCCTAGGTGCTTTAGAAGGGGTGCTATGGGAACTGTTAAAGCTGGCCCATAATCAAGCGGAACTAAATCTTTGCACTTCCTCGGCCATGGTGGAGGAGTTGGTAAGCCACGGCATTGAACGGGTGGATCTCTGGCAACGGGGGGTGGATACGGAACTGTTTCAGCCCCACCTGAAATCAACCCAAATGCGGCAAAAATTGTCCCAAGGTCACCCCGATGATCCTCTATTTCTATATGTTGGTCGGGTTTCGGCGGAAAAGCAAATTGATGAAATTAAGCCCGTACTCGAAGCTATTCCCCAGGCCCGACTGGCGATCGTAGGAGATGGGCCCAACCGAAAAAATTTAGAAGCCCATTTTGCCGGAACTAACACCTATTTTGCCGGCTACATGCAAGGGTTAGAATTGGCGGCGGCGTTTGCTTCGGCCGATGCTTTTATTTTCCCTTCCCGTACTGAAACCCTTGGCTTAGTGTTGTTGGAAGCAATGGCGGGGGGCTGTCCAGTGGTGGCGGCGGCTTCCGGAGGCATTTTGGACATCGTCACCGACGGAGAAAATGGTTATCTGTTTGACCCCAGCGTGGAAGGAGGGGTAGTGCAAGCAACCCAGAGGCTAATGTCCACCCATGGTGATCGGGAGATTTTACGGCAAAACGCTCGCCAGGAAGCGGAACGTTGGGGCTGGCCAGCGGCCACAAAACAATTGGTGGACTACTACCAACAGGTAATTTATGGAGCAAAGGATGCTCAGTTAGCAGCCTAG